Genomic window (Streptosporangium brasiliense):
CAGAAGCTGACCCGCATCGCCTCCGAGACCCCGCTCACCCTGCGATGAGCACCAACGACGAGCCAGCCCGCAACCTCCAGGCGGCCTGGACCAGACGGCGGCCCAGCCCGGCGCAGGACGGCCCGTCGGGCCGGGAAACCCGCGCCGACAGTGTCGATCACGCCACCCGAGGCCGCCACAGGCACAACAAACTCCGCCAGATCTATTACTGGGAGGTCCTTCATGACGAAGAGCGTTGCCGGCGAACTCGCCGGCCTGAAGCTGCCGATCGAGCGTGGCTGCCCGTTCGCCCCGCCCACCGCCTACGAACGGCTGCGCGAGCAGGCGCCGATCAACAAGGTCCGCCTGACCAGCGGCGGCGAGGCATGGTGGATGTCCGGGCATGAGGAAGGCCGTGCCGTCCTCGCCGACCCCCGCTTCTCCTCCGACAAGCGCAAGGACGGCTTCCCCCTCTTCACCCTCGATGCGGCGACCCTGCAGCAGCTCCGCAGCCAGCCGCCGTTGATGCTCGGCATGGACGGCGCTGAACACTCCGCGGCCCGCCGCCCGGTGATCGGCGAATTCACCGTGAGGCGGCTGGCCGCGCTGCGCCCGCGGATCCAGGACATCGTCGACCACTTCATCGACGACATGCTCGCCGCCGACGAGCGGCCGGTCGACCTGGTGCAGACGCTGTCCCTGCCGGTGCCCTCCCTGGTGATCTGCGAACTGCTCGGCGTCCCCTACACCGACCACGACTTCTTCCAAAGCCGCACCACCATGATGGTGCGCCGGACCTCGCTCGAAGACCGCCAGCGAGCCTTCGCCGAACTGCGCGCCTACATCGACGACCTGGTCACCCGTAAAGAGTCCGAACCCGGCGACGACCTGTTCAGCCGACAGATCGCCCGGCAACGCCAGAAGGGCACCCTCGACCACGCGGGCCTGGTGAGCCTGGCCTTCCTGCTGCTGACCGCCGGACACGAGACCACAGCGAACATGATCTCGCTCGGCGTGGTCGGGCTGCTCTCCCATCCGGAGCAACTGGCCCTGGTCAAAGCCGACCCGGGCAGGACGCCCATGGCCGTGGAGGAACTGCTGCGCTACTTCGCCATCGCCGACGGAGTCACCTCCCGGGTGGCCACCGAAGACGTGAAGATCGGCGGGGTGAGCATCAAGGCCGGCGAGGGCGTCATCGTCTCGACCCTGTCGGCCAACTGGGACCCGGCGGCGTTCAAGGACCCGGCCGAACTGGATGTCGAGCGCGGGGCCCGCCACCACATCGCCTTCGGCTTCGGCCCACACCAGTGCCTCGGCCAGAACCTGGCCCGGATGGAACTGCAGATCGTCTTCGACACGCTGTTCCGCCGCATCCCCACCCTGCGGCTCGCCGCACCGGCCGAGGACCTGCCGTTCAAGACCGACGCCGTCATCTACGGCGTTCACGAACTCCCGGTCACCTGGTGAGCAGGACATGATGCGGATCAAAGCCGACAGCGACCTCTGCGTCGGCTCCGGCCAATGCGTCCTGACCGAACCGGCCGTCTTCGACCAAGGCGACGACGGCATCGTGGCCCTGCTGACCGATCACCCCGACG
Coding sequences:
- a CDS encoding cytochrome P450 — encoded protein: MTKSVAGELAGLKLPIERGCPFAPPTAYERLREQAPINKVRLTSGGEAWWMSGHEEGRAVLADPRFSSDKRKDGFPLFTLDAATLQQLRSQPPLMLGMDGAEHSAARRPVIGEFTVRRLAALRPRIQDIVDHFIDDMLAADERPVDLVQTLSLPVPSLVICELLGVPYTDHDFFQSRTTMMVRRTSLEDRQRAFAELRAYIDDLVTRKESEPGDDLFSRQIARQRQKGTLDHAGLVSLAFLLLTAGHETTANMISLGVVGLLSHPEQLALVKADPGRTPMAVEELLRYFAIADGVTSRVATEDVKIGGVSIKAGEGVIVSTLSANWDPAAFKDPAELDVERGARHHIAFGFGPHQCLGQNLARMELQIVFDTLFRRIPTLRLAAPAEDLPFKTDAVIYGVHELPVTW
- a CDS encoding ferredoxin; this encodes MMRIKADSDLCVGSGQCVLTEPAVFDQGDDGIVALLTDHPDDQSAAQARHAVTLCPSRALSILQE